In the genome of Quercus robur chromosome 3, dhQueRobu3.1, whole genome shotgun sequence, one region contains:
- the LOC126719610 gene encoding uncharacterized protein LOC126719610, whose translation MDELKLNPAWYDIKIIYRYPQEVLHERINYGYMAIKEDKHVKMMFNRIQKMPQVNAVELYVSLEAPADNTIEVVQETTTALQFTALDDGCTTMGGYTMGGYTAQGYTMGGYTLPSQDHVANTSETLYREETHLEEEDEDEDHVANDGENVEVVDEYEERIEQGDFENDVDEHEVVPNFEEENMEDHDEGDANDDIGVQYNRNTTTGYRPPAESFYSNTWEDMVDPSRLQIPFVSTWEDGMHFSKGLTFANKDAVKHALIIYAAKDNRNFIIRRSTKTKLCAACVDDNCMWYVGAYMKTKFNGMWMVTSYVGPHTCIPFGLKRDGRMMDSHFVASEIVGKLQKNHTTRIDDLWEIIRTKYNHELSYYKVWDAKQKAIAKIFGDWEESYQKLRKLLLAYLDEDSGTQYSYHTIPRPDEGTAVLRYVYWAFAPCIATFQYCRPVISIDGTHLYGKYKGVLMIAMATDANQKVLPLAFAVVNKESGASWGWFLECLRTSIEHVIPNDGICIISDRHKGIKCAIREWPRREDGREQVYHRYCLRHVASNFNRHFDNPILKTLALKAGYASNEAKFKSIMQTIKEAEINLLRGVDPTDTRIERYMPYTYLVSEDVEKWTQSHDGGRRYGAMTTNISECFNGVLKGARGLPIAAMVHFTWCKLVAYFHDRHKQITSDLS comes from the coding sequence atggACGAATTGAAATTGAATCCTGCTTGGTATGACATCAAGATTATTTATCGTTACCCACAAGAAGTCCTTCATGAACGGATAAATTATGGGTATATGGCGATCAAAGAAGATAAACATGTAAAGATGATGTTTAATAGGATCCAGAAAATGCCCCAAGTAAATGCTGTTGAGTTGTATGTAAGTTTGGAGGCGCCTGCAGATAACACTATTGAGGTGGTGCAAGAAACAACTACGGCTTTACAATTTACAGCCCTAGATGATGGATGCACTACAATGGGAGGGTATACGATGGGAGGGTATACTGCACAAGGGTATACGATGGGAGGTTATACGCTCCCATCTCAAGATCATGTTGCTAATACTAGTGAAACCCTCTATCGTGAAGAGACACATTTAGAggaggaagacgaagacgaagatcaTGTTGCGAATGATGGTGAAAATGTTGAGGTTGTGGATGAGTACGAAGAGAGGATTGAGCAAGGCGACTTTGAGAACGATGTGGATGAACATGAAGTCGTTCCcaattttgaagaggaaaatatggagGACCATGATGAAGGTGATGCAAATGATGATATTGGTGTCCAGTATAATAGAAATACGACCACTGGCTACAGACCTCCTGCTGAGTCATTCTACTCAAATACGTGGGAAGATATGGTTGATCCTTCACGTCTTCAGATACCATTTGTCTCTACTTGGGAAGATGGGATGCATTTTtctaaagggttgacttttgcaaataaagATGCGGTGAAGCATGCATTGATAATATACGCAGCAAAggataatagaaattttataatcCGGAGGTCGACCAAAACGAAATTGTGCGCCGCATGTGTTGATGACAACTGCATGTGGTATGTTGGGGCATACATGAAGACTAAATTCAATGGTATGTGGATGGTTACGTCTTATGTGGGTCCACACACTTGTATACCCTTTGGCCTAAAAAGAGATGGTAGAATGATGGATTCGCATTTTGTTGCATcagaaattgtgggaaaattgcaaaaaaatcacACTACACGTATTGATGACCTATGGGAGATCATACGTACTAAGTATAATCATgagctttcttactataaagtatgggacgcaaaacaaaaggcaattgcTAAGATATTTGGGGATTGGGAGGAGTCTTACCAAAAGTTGCGAAAGTTGTTGTTGGCATACTTGGATGAGGACTCAGGTACCCAGTACAGCTATCACACCATACCTAGGCCAGACGAAGGTACTGCGGTACTACGCTATGTATATTGGGCATTCGCTCCATGCATTGCTACATTCCAATATTGCAGGCCAGTGATTAGTATTGACGGGACTCATCTGTATGGTAAATACAAAGGGGTATTGATGATTGCAATGGCAACCGATGCTAACCAAAAGGTTTTGCCTCTCGCCTTCGCTGTTGTGAACAAGGAGTCAGGGGCtagttgggggtggtttttAGAGTGTCTCAGGACTTCCATAGAGCATGTCATACCTAACGATGGCATTTGTATTATTTCTGACCGACACAAAGGTATCAAATGTGCCATTCGAGAGTGGCCTAGACGTGAGGACGGAAGAGAACAGGTATATCACcgatattgccttcgacatgttgctagcaacttcaacagACACTTTGATAACCCGATTCTAAAGACATTGGCCTTGAAAGCTGGATATGCGAGTAATGAAGCTAAATTTAAGTCCATAATGCAAACCATTAAGGAGGCCGAGATTAATTTACTGAGGGGTGTAGACCCTACTGATACGCGGATTGAACGTTATATGCCATACACATATCTAGTGAGTGAGGATGTGGAGAAATGGACCCAGTCACATGATGGTGGAAGACGTtatggggcaatgacaaccaatatcTCCGAGTGCTTTAATGGGGTACTTAAAGGTGCCCGCGGTTTGCCCATTGCTGCAATGGTTCATTTCACTTGGTGCAAACTTGTTGCATATTTCCACGATCGACATAAACAAATTACTTCTGATCTCTCTTGA